The window CATTGAAGCCGCGTCATTGAAAGGGGGAGGTTTTTTCGGAGAAACGGACCTTTATATACGCCCCGGATTCAAGTTCGGCCTGGTGGACGGACTGCTTACCAACTTCCACCTCCCCGGCTCATCGCTTCTTATACTGGTATCGGCTTTCGCCGGGAGGGAAAACATAATGAACGCCTATCGGGAAGCCGTAAAACTGGAATACCGCTTCTACTCGTACGGCGACGCAATGCTTATTCTGTAGATCGGCAGTCTAGCGCGGAATGGGCCGGCGGCTTTTTAAACCTCTATCGACTCCCCGTATCCGACAACCTTTGCCTTCTTTCCGACGCCCTTCACTTTTTTAACGAACTCGTTCGGATCGGCCTCTATTACCGGAAACGTGTTGTAGTGCATCGGCACAGCCAGCTTCGGATTAAGAAACTCTACCGCCTTTACGGCGTCGTCTATCCCCATCGTGAAATTGTCCCCTATCGGGAGAAGCGCCAGATCGATACTGTTCATCTCGCCTATGAGTTTCATGTCAAGGAACAGCCCGGTATCCCCGGAGTGATAAAGCGTCTTGCCGTCTATCGTCAGCAGTATCCCGCACGGAACCCCGCCGCACTGGATGCCATCCGCGGTGACATGGCTCGATCCGTGATGGGCTATCGTGAGCTTCACCTTTCCAAAATCAAAATCATGGCTCCCGCCGATATGCATCGTATGCGTCTTGCACCCCTTCGCACTGCAAAGATTGCCGACCTCGTGATTGGCGATGATCGTCGCGTCGTTCGTTTTCGCTATCTCCACAGCGTCGCCAATATGGTCGCCGTGAGCATGTGTCACTATTATGTGGGAAACCTTCAGGTTGACCGGTTGTACCGGAGCGTTACCCTGACCGGTAAGAAACGGATCAATTACGATCCTTGCTCCGCCACCTTCGACCAGGAATGCGCTATGCCCCAGATATGTCACTTTCAAATTACTTTTCCCCCTCAAAAAATTCTTTTTTCCCGCTGCCTGGTACTGCAT is drawn from Nitrospinota bacterium and contains these coding sequences:
- a CDS encoding metal-dependent hydrolase, translating into MKVTYLGHSAFLVEGGGARIVIDPFLTGQGNAPVQPVNLKVSHIIVTHAHGDHIGDAVEIAKTNDATIIANHEVGNLCSAKGCKTHTMHIGGSHDFDFGKVKLTIAHHGSSHVTADGIQCGGVPCGILLTIDGKTLYHSGDTGLFLDMKLIGEMNSIDLALLPIGDNFTMGIDDAVKAVEFLNPKLAVPMHYNTFPVIEADPNEFVKKVKGVGKKAKVVGYGESIEV